The genomic DNA CCTCTCTAACTTCAGGGGTAAGGGATAAGTGGTAGTAACTTCAGTTGTAAGGTGTAAGTGGTAAGTTATAAGTTAAATCCTTTTTTGATTTCAAACTTAATTCTTATCACTTACTACTTATCACTGTCTTGAGAAAACTTAATCCTTATCACTTACAACTTACCACTGTCTTTTGGATCTTTGCTACTTGACCCTTGTTACTTTTTACGGTTCCAAGACCGTGCCGTCTTTTTTTTCAATAAGAAAGCCCGTCCTTGTTACAGGCAATATTTTAGCACTATTTTCATCTAAACTGCAAAGGGATTGAACAATTTTTTCAGATTTTACATTATATTTCGGCCCAAATCTTAATTTAAGATTGATAAAACCGTCCTGCGTTTTGAGTTCAAGAATTAAAGGTTTTACGTCAATTTTTCTAATTTCGTTGCCTTTTTTCTTTTCAATAATTATTTCCGGTTGCGAAAGGAATTTTTGTATTTGTTCCTGACTGACCTGAAAACGAATTTTGTATACTGCCACATTCACCAAAGAATCAAAAGAAGGAAAAAATAAAGGTATTTTTTTGGTTTCAATTAATTTATACCCTTCAGTAAGCCCCGTTAGAGACCTGCCCAGCCGGCGGGCGGGCAACGGACGCTTCGCTAATAAAGATGGCGGCATTACATCACCATCTAACGGCATGATTTCAATCTGCTGATGGGAGTCGGCAGCCTTCTCTAACGGGGTAAGCGAATTC from Elusimicrobiota bacterium includes the following:
- a CDS encoding DUF2344 domain-containing protein, with product NSLTPLEKAADSHQQIEIMPLDGDVMPPSLLAKRPLPARRLGRSLTGLTEGYKLIETKKIPLFFPSFDSLVNVAVYKIRFQVSQEQIQKFLSQPEIIIEKKKGNEIRKIDVKPLILELKTQDGFINLKLRFGPKYNVKSEKIVQSLCSLDENSAKILPVTRTGFLIEKKDGTVLEP